Proteins from a single region of Oreochromis niloticus isolate F11D_XX linkage group LG7, O_niloticus_UMD_NMBU, whole genome shotgun sequence:
- the LOC109194508 gene encoding coiled-coil domain-containing protein 106, whose translation MDGAEDKTLCASATYTVSTRSKRYKEHRLDGLDWTKLTASAVKHDDSSSNLAPTATALLNKEQEELTFLKEKLEWQKMRIEELEGERDFLRRQLSSFTKQPKDQPFNDPFSSKASENSDSSSAFSSVSSVWSSSSSFPKKRKQKYKKKHSRAKKPKKEQKKLRQHVQTPNDIVQRCKSPLKTFPRTKTMTKAFQKHGLDRNTVVSTSSVGELAIAVPNVYQELLSNRSSGETVLAFAKRCEAAIQGSDEVKKQNRKYEGRWYFASIRRGKSV comes from the exons ATGGATGGAGCAGAAGATAAAACTTTGTGTGCCTCTGCAACCTACACAGTCAGCACACGTTCGAAGAGATACAAAGAGCACAGACTGGATGGGCTAGATTGGACTAAGCTAACGGCGTCAGCAGTTAAACATGACG ATTCTTCTTCTAATCTTGCCCCTACTGCAACTGCACTTCTTAACAAGGAGCAAGAGGAACTGACTTTTCTTAAGGAGAAACTGGAGTGGCAAAAGATGAGAATTGAAGAACTGGAAGGAGAAAGAGATTTCCTACGAAGGCAGCTTTCATCCTTTACAA AGCAACCTAAAGACCAACCATTCAATGATCCATTTTCCTCGAAGGCTTCTGAAAACTCAGATTCATCTTCCGCATTTTCATCTGTATCGTCTGTGTGGTCATCCTCATCTTCATTCCCAAAGAAGCGAAAGCAGAAATACAAGAAAAAGCATTCAAGAGCCAAGAAACCCAAGAAGGAGCAGAAGAAGCTCCGGCAGCATG ttCAAACGCCAAATGACATTGTGCAGCGATGCAAATCTCCCCTCAAGACATTTCCAAGGACGAAGACGATGACCAAAGCTTTTCAAAAGCATGGGCTCGACAGGAACACTGTTGTGTCCACTTCATCAGTTGGGGAGCTTGCTATTGCGGTCCCCAACGTTTACCAGGAGCTATTGTCCAACAGGTCTAGTGGAGAGACGGTACTAGCTTTTGCTAAGCGATGTGAGGCTGCAATTCAAGGCAGTGatgaagtaaaaaaacaaaatagaaagtATGAAGGCCGCTGGTACTTTGCTTCAATTCGAAGAGGGAAATCTGTCTGA